One genomic region from Thermoleptolyngbya sichuanensis A183 encodes:
- the lepA gene encoding translation elongation factor 4 — protein sequence MTDVPVSNIRNFSIIAHIDHGKSTLADRLLQTTGTVSNREMKEQFLDNMELERERGITIKLQAARMNYRGEDGQDYVLNLIDTPGHVDFSYEVSRSLAACEGALLVVDASQGVEAQTLANVYLALEHNLEIIPVLNKIDLPGAEPDRVKGEIEEIIGLDCSSAILASAKEGIGISEILESIVHLVPPPRDTVQEPLRALIFDSYYDSYRGVIVYFRVMDGTLKKGDRIRLMASRKEYQIDELGVLSPNQIQVDELHAGEVGYLSAAIKAVADARVGDTITLATAPAKEPLPGYTEAKPMVFCGLFPTDADEFEDLREALEKLRLNDAALQYEPETSSAMGFGFRCGFLGLLHMEIVQERLEREYDLDLITTAPSVIYKVRLLDGSEVYIDNPSHLPDPQKREAIEEPYVQVDMITPEEFVGPLMELSQSRRGVFKDMKYLTQGRTTLTYELPLAEVVTDFFDQMKSRSRGYASMEYHLIGYRENPLVKLDILINGDPVDPLATIVHRDKAYYVGKALVEKLKELIPRHQFKIPLQAAIGSRVVASEHIPALRKDVLAKCYGGDISRKKKLLQKQAKGKKRLKAIGTVDVPQEAFMAVLKLQ from the coding sequence ATGACCGACGTTCCCGTCTCAAACATCCGCAACTTTTCCATCATTGCCCACATCGACCACGGCAAGTCCACGCTGGCCGACCGCTTGCTGCAAACGACGGGCACTGTCAGCAATCGAGAAATGAAGGAGCAATTTCTCGACAATATGGAGCTGGAGCGAGAGCGCGGCATCACGATCAAGCTCCAGGCAGCCCGCATGAACTATCGCGGCGAAGACGGGCAGGATTACGTGCTGAACCTGATCGACACGCCGGGGCACGTAGACTTTTCCTACGAGGTGTCGCGCTCTCTGGCCGCCTGCGAAGGTGCGCTGCTAGTGGTAGATGCTTCCCAAGGCGTGGAGGCGCAAACTCTGGCAAACGTGTACCTGGCGCTGGAGCATAATCTGGAAATCATTCCGGTGCTAAATAAAATCGACCTGCCGGGGGCAGAGCCAGATCGGGTCAAGGGAGAAATCGAAGAAATTATCGGGCTGGATTGCAGCAGCGCCATTCTTGCCTCGGCGAAAGAGGGCATTGGCATCAGCGAGATTTTGGAATCCATCGTGCATCTGGTGCCGCCGCCCCGCGACACGGTGCAGGAGCCGCTGCGGGCGCTGATTTTCGACAGCTACTACGATTCTTATCGCGGCGTGATTGTCTACTTCCGGGTGATGGATGGGACGCTGAAGAAGGGCGATCGCATCCGGCTGATGGCTTCCCGCAAAGAGTATCAAATCGACGAACTGGGGGTGCTGTCGCCCAACCAAATCCAGGTAGACGAACTGCACGCAGGCGAAGTGGGCTATCTGTCGGCTGCCATCAAAGCAGTGGCCGATGCGCGAGTGGGCGACACCATTACCCTGGCGACGGCTCCAGCCAAGGAACCGCTCCCTGGCTATACCGAAGCCAAGCCGATGGTGTTTTGCGGACTGTTCCCTACCGATGCCGATGAGTTTGAAGACCTGCGAGAGGCGCTCGAAAAACTGCGGCTGAACGACGCGGCACTGCAATACGAACCCGAAACCTCCAGCGCGATGGGCTTTGGGTTCCGCTGCGGCTTTTTGGGGCTACTGCACATGGAAATTGTGCAGGAACGACTGGAGCGCGAATACGACCTGGATCTGATTACCACGGCTCCATCGGTGATTTACAAGGTTCGTCTGCTAGATGGCAGCGAGGTCTATATCGACAACCCCAGCCACCTGCCCGATCCTCAAAAGCGCGAGGCGATTGAGGAACCCTATGTGCAGGTGGACATGATTACGCCGGAGGAGTTTGTCGGCCCGCTGATGGAGCTGAGCCAGTCTCGCCGGGGCGTGTTCAAAGATATGAAGTATTTGACCCAGGGGCGCACGACGCTGACCTATGAACTGCCGCTGGCGGAGGTGGTGACGGACTTTTTTGACCAGATGAAGTCGCGATCGCGCGGCTATGCCAGCATGGAATACCACCTCATCGGCTATCGCGAGAATCCCCTGGTGAAGCTGGATATCCTGATCAACGGCGACCCGGTTGACCCGCTGGCGACCATTGTTCACCGCGACAAAGCCTATTATGTGGGCAAGGCGCTGGTCGAAAAGCTAAAGGAACTCATTCCGCGCCACCAGTTCAAAATCCCGCTGCAAGCCGCTATCGGTAGCCGCGTGGTGGCCAGCGAACACATTCCGGCCTTGCGAAAAGACGTGTTGGCCAAGTGCTATGGCGGCGACATCAGCCGCAAGAAAAAGCTGCTGCAAAAGCAGGCCAAGGGTAAGAAACGTCTGAAGGCGATCGGGACGGTGGACGTGCCGCAGGAAGCCTTTATGGCAGTGCTGAAGCTGCAATAA